One stretch of Saccharomonospora xinjiangensis XJ-54 DNA includes these proteins:
- a CDS encoding ZIP family metal transporter, whose amino-acid sequence MTVWLEAGLWGLLAGSALLLGAAAGWWFAIPPAVVAGVMAFGAGVLVSALAFELVDEAERTGGLLATSLGFLVGACAYVVANELLSRRGARHRKRSGPHQPSEHEAKGSGAAIAIGALLDGIPESVVLGLSVLGGGGVGVTVLAAVFISNIPEGLSSAAGMKRAGRSAGYVFGVWAGIALACGGAALLGSLLLDGAPAATIAVITAVAAGGILAMVADTMIPEAFQRTHVLTGLITTVGFLTAFTVQRWG is encoded by the coding sequence ACGGTGTGGCTGGAAGCGGGACTGTGGGGTCTGCTCGCGGGCTCGGCGCTGCTGCTCGGGGCCGCGGCGGGCTGGTGGTTCGCGATTCCGCCCGCCGTGGTGGCCGGTGTGATGGCCTTCGGCGCGGGTGTGCTGGTGTCGGCGCTGGCTTTCGAGCTGGTGGACGAGGCCGAGCGCACCGGAGGGCTGCTCGCGACGTCGTTGGGATTCCTGGTGGGCGCGTGCGCGTACGTGGTGGCGAACGAGCTGCTGTCCCGGCGCGGCGCCCGCCACCGCAAACGGTCGGGCCCGCACCAGCCCTCCGAGCACGAGGCCAAGGGAAGCGGGGCGGCCATCGCCATCGGCGCGCTGCTCGACGGAATTCCCGAGTCGGTTGTGCTGGGACTGTCGGTTCTCGGTGGAGGTGGGGTCGGTGTCACCGTGCTCGCCGCCGTGTTCATCTCCAACATCCCCGAGGGACTGTCGAGTGCCGCTGGCATGAAGCGGGCGGGGCGGAGCGCGGGCTATGTTTTCGGCGTGTGGGCGGGAATCGCGCTCGCGTGCGGCGGGGCCGCGCTGCTGGGAAGTCTCCTCCTCGACGGAGCGCCTGCCGCCACGATCGCCGTGATCACGGCTGTCGCCGCAGGCGGCATCCTCGCCATGGTGGCCGACACGATGATCCCTGAGGCGTTCCAGCGAACGCATGTCCTCACCGGACTGATCACCACGGTCGGGTTCCTGACCGCGTTCACCGTCCAACGCTGGGGCTGA
- the nfi gene encoding deoxyribonuclease V (cleaves DNA at apurinic or apyrimidinic sites), translated as MEIRLQPWPKTIPEAIETQRRLRGRIRTVDDAEHAVRTVAGVDVAYERDGDRLAAAAVVLDYASLEVVETSTVIATAEFPYEPGLFAFRELPALVEALRELATTPDLIVCDGHGLAHPRRFGLACHLGLLADVPTFGVAKTVFVGEFVPPASRRGAWSPLTVGDEGWGNGENIGAVVRTRDGVKPVFVSVGHRISLDTARAHTITLSRHARLPETTRRADHLSREVLAGRISPSVGR; from the coding sequence GTGGAAATCCGGCTCCAGCCGTGGCCGAAGACGATACCCGAGGCCATCGAGACGCAGCGTCGTTTGCGGGGCAGGATAAGGACCGTTGACGATGCTGAGCACGCCGTGCGAACGGTCGCCGGTGTTGACGTCGCCTACGAAAGGGACGGCGACCGCCTCGCCGCGGCGGCGGTCGTGCTCGACTACGCCTCTCTTGAGGTGGTCGAGACGTCCACCGTGATCGCGACGGCGGAGTTCCCTTACGAGCCCGGCCTTTTCGCCTTCCGGGAACTTCCCGCGCTGGTGGAGGCCCTGCGAGAGCTTGCGACCACGCCGGATCTGATCGTGTGCGACGGGCACGGCCTCGCCCACCCTCGCCGCTTCGGGCTCGCCTGTCACCTCGGGTTGCTTGCCGATGTCCCGACGTTCGGGGTCGCGAAGACCGTGTTCGTCGGCGAGTTCGTTCCGCCTGCGTCGAGGCGGGGGGCGTGGTCACCGCTCACCGTGGGCGACGAGGGCTGGGGCAACGGTGAGAACATCGGCGCCGTCGTGCGCACTCGCGACGGCGTGAAGCCGGTGTTCGTCTCGGTAGGCCACCGGATCAGCCTCGACACGGCACGCGCCCACACGATCACGCTCAGTCGGCACGCCCGGCTGCCCGAGACGACGCGCCGCGCCGACCACCTCTCCCGCGAAGTGCTGGCAGGGCGCATCAGCCCCAGCGTTGGACGGTGA
- a CDS encoding ATP-binding protein, which produces MESSPTSPRGPHPLAWVCGALATAYVVVTSIVLATGDTGQVWWLAPGVAALAALAACVALTVRSARAAAASHAALAREYAANREVHEAFVRYMESLTDETLLPPLPDGPTHPEAAHEFERMRALVVNARDIYLAQRSAVHTAVVSLARKVQTSSHRIQEEAGRMVNRHPNDPDVLETSMRVDHAAAQQARYAQSLAALCGERPGQQWNEALPLSDVVRGAAGRITSYQRVEASGDPAIAVTARVAEPLIHIVAELLANAAQSSPPTTNVLVTLRHVQRGAVIEIDDCGVGMDDRRLEQARAIASGEKDVDLFTLGEVPQTGLPSVGTYARRYGFRVDLGESVYGGVRAIVMVPSELTEPLPSGHPAMSGQLALSRQHNTADNLRPVQVAKPEPSPRSQQLPLPGPAVSGEPGGAARSADESPVLPRRKSRRGEAKAAAGNSTEITMDLPVVPAKPADPRQAAEQAGQWMSAFLSSDPAATNRIAATPNPPSDPEDTSEE; this is translated from the coding sequence ATGGAATCCTCCCCGACCTCCCCGCGTGGGCCGCATCCGCTCGCCTGGGTGTGTGGCGCACTCGCCACCGCCTACGTGGTCGTGACCTCGATTGTCCTCGCCACCGGCGACACCGGTCAGGTGTGGTGGCTGGCACCCGGCGTCGCGGCGCTGGCCGCTCTGGCCGCCTGTGTCGCGCTGACCGTACGGTCGGCAAGAGCCGCAGCGGCTTCCCACGCCGCTCTCGCGAGGGAGTACGCCGCGAACCGCGAGGTGCACGAAGCCTTCGTGCGCTACATGGAATCGCTCACCGACGAAACACTGCTGCCGCCGCTTCCCGACGGCCCCACGCACCCCGAGGCAGCGCACGAGTTCGAGCGAATGAGGGCACTCGTCGTGAACGCCAGGGACATCTACCTGGCACAACGCAGCGCCGTCCACACCGCTGTCGTCTCGCTGGCTCGCAAGGTGCAGACCTCCTCGCACCGCATACAGGAGGAGGCCGGTCGCATGGTCAACCGGCATCCGAACGATCCGGACGTGCTGGAGACGAGCATGCGCGTTGATCACGCCGCCGCTCAGCAGGCCAGGTACGCGCAGTCGCTCGCCGCGCTCTGCGGTGAACGCCCTGGCCAGCAGTGGAACGAGGCGCTGCCGCTTTCGGACGTCGTGCGCGGTGCGGCCGGCCGCATCACCTCCTACCAGCGGGTGGAGGCGTCGGGGGACCCCGCGATCGCCGTCACGGCGAGGGTGGCGGAGCCGCTCATCCACATCGTCGCGGAGCTGCTGGCCAACGCGGCGCAGTCGTCGCCGCCCACCACTAACGTGCTCGTGACACTGCGGCACGTCCAACGCGGCGCCGTGATCGAGATCGATGATTGCGGTGTCGGCATGGACGACAGGAGGCTCGAACAGGCGAGGGCCATCGCCTCGGGCGAGAAGGATGTCGATCTCTTCACACTCGGCGAGGTACCGCAGACGGGGTTGCCTTCAGTCGGCACCTACGCGCGGCGTTACGGCTTCCGTGTCGATCTCGGCGAGTCCGTGTACGGCGGGGTGCGCGCCATCGTCATGGTGCCTTCGGAGCTGACCGAGCCGCTGCCGTCGGGACACCCCGCGATGAGCGGGCAGCTCGCGCTCTCCCGGCAGCACAACACGGCCGACAACCTCAGACCCGTACAGGTGGCGAAGCCGGAGCCCTCGCCGCGATCCCAGCAGTTGCCGCTGCCCGGCCCCGCCGTCTCGGGCGAACCGGGAGGTGCGGCCCGCTCCGCCGACGAGTCGCCCGTGCTGCCGCGCCGCAAATCCCGCCGAGGTGAGGCCAAGGCCGCGGCAGGGAACAGCACCGAGATCACCATGGACCTGCCCGTCGTTCCCGCGAAGCCTGCCGACCCGAGGCAGGCGGCGGAACAGGCGGGGCAGTGGATGAGCGCCTTCCTCAGTTCGGACCCCGCCGCGACCAACCGCATCGCCGCGACACCGAACCCGCCTTCCGACCCTGAAGACACTTCGGAGGAGTAA
- a CDS encoding roadblock/LC7 domain-containing protein yields MVANAGDNSWMLEQIRSVRGVRHAIVLTSDGLLKVKTNHTATDVADKLAAACAGLTSLGRGVGDEFGSGGDPKQVMVEFDGGFLFVRGAGDGSRLAVVTDPVIDPGLIAQQMQLQVLQIGERTLSTPTRSR; encoded by the coding sequence ATGGTTGCCAATGCCGGTGACAACAGTTGGATGCTGGAGCAGATCAGGAGCGTGCGCGGAGTACGGCACGCGATCGTGCTCACCTCCGACGGCCTGCTCAAGGTGAAGACGAACCACACCGCCACCGACGTCGCCGACAAACTCGCCGCGGCGTGCGCGGGTCTGACCTCCCTCGGAAGGGGCGTCGGCGACGAGTTCGGCTCCGGTGGTGACCCCAAGCAGGTGATGGTCGAGTTCGACGGCGGGTTCCTGTTCGTGCGCGGCGCAGGCGACGGCTCGCGCCTCGCCGTGGTCACAGACCCCGTCATCGACCCTGGTCTGATCGCGCAGCAGATGCAGCTACAGGTGCTCCAGATCGGTGAGCGGACCCTCAGCACGCCGACCCGCAGCCGCTGA
- a CDS encoding DUF742 domain-containing protein — protein sequence MDRPSEYEDRPIRPYVITGGRAHPSRNTLRPETLLVANPESQLPMSASREKRSLVELCRGVLSVAEAAAHLRLPVSVVVVLASDLIDTGHLVVRSSPQRLVIPEIELLEKVLNGLRKL from the coding sequence ATGGACCGCCCCAGCGAGTACGAGGATCGGCCGATCCGGCCGTACGTGATCACGGGCGGGCGTGCCCACCCGTCGCGCAACACGCTGCGGCCGGAGACTCTGCTGGTCGCCAACCCCGAGTCGCAGCTGCCGATGTCGGCGAGCAGGGAGAAGCGCTCGCTGGTGGAGTTGTGCCGGGGTGTGCTGTCGGTCGCGGAGGCCGCGGCGCACCTTCGCCTTCCGGTGAGCGTCGTCGTCGTGCTCGCGTCGGATCTGATCGACACAGGGCATCTCGTGGTGCGTTCCAGCCCGCAGCGACTCGTCATCCCCGAAATCGAACTGCTGGAGAAAGTGCTGAATGGGCTCCGAAAGCTCTGA
- a CDS encoding GTP-binding protein, with amino-acid sequence MGSESSERYVSPTVAESVKILVVGAFGVGKTTLIGSVSEIAPLRTEETMTAASVGVDSLAGLHGKRTTTVAMDFGRITVSPEIVLYLFGTPGQKRFWSLWEGLADGAVGALVLVDTRRIEDSFEVFDQLELHTSVPFAVAVNQFPDSPTYGPEKLREALDLLPETPIVYCDARDRQSSVQTLVKLVEYSLAVRKNSEVA; translated from the coding sequence ATGGGCTCCGAAAGCTCTGAGCGTTATGTGTCCCCGACCGTCGCCGAGTCGGTCAAGATCCTGGTCGTCGGCGCGTTCGGCGTCGGCAAGACGACCTTGATCGGCTCGGTCAGCGAGATCGCCCCGCTGCGCACCGAGGAGACCATGACCGCCGCGAGCGTCGGCGTTGACTCACTCGCCGGGCTCCACGGCAAGCGGACGACGACGGTGGCGATGGACTTCGGCCGCATCACCGTGAGCCCCGAGATCGTGCTTTACCTGTTCGGCACGCCGGGGCAGAAGCGTTTCTGGAGCCTCTGGGAGGGGCTGGCCGACGGGGCGGTCGGCGCGCTCGTCCTCGTGGACACCCGAAGGATCGAGGACAGTTTCGAGGTGTTCGACCAGCTGGAGTTGCACACCAGTGTGCCGTTCGCGGTGGCGGTCAACCAGTTCCCCGACTCGCCGACCTACGGTCCCGAGAAGCTTCGCGAGGCGCTGGACCTGCTGCCGGAGACGCCGATCGTGTACTGCGACGCGCGCGACCGGCAGTCGTCGGTGCAGACACTGGTGAAACTCGTCGAGTACTCCCTCGCGGTGCGCAAGAACTCGGAGGTGGCCTGA